In Treponema denticola, one genomic interval encodes:
- a CDS encoding ABC transporter ATP-binding protein, translating to MKTNEEKKKAKKEKQAGVVSRILSYAGKHKPFIYVSLFLSSLSTVALLIPYAVVFYVMRDIISAYMSGVPIDINRMIFYGAAALISAAAGFLLYFGALICSHITAFNLMGNMNMRLAETFARLPVGWHTSHASGSVRKVFEKNVHSLEGLIAHMLPDVVQNIVSPIAVLFLLFFFDWRFGLISFLTLVIAFILQGVMMAKGKKMGFMESYENSLEKMNSAGTEYIRGISVIKTFNQSVHRFKDFYSSIINYRDNVLKYTVAWENGFAVFLALLKAGFIFLVPAAFIFAGTAGDGEPYAKFLYGFIFYLSLSPVLFNMMIKIVYGSTLNLQGGDALNRIEAILNEKPAPEPEHSVMPKKFNIEFKDVVFSYKEEGTQETQTAEQSFKKAISGISLKLPEHSLTALVGPSGGGKTTLVNLLGRFWETDSGEITIGGVNIKDIKTDDLMHLISFVFQENKLFNESIFENIRYGKKNATREEVLAVLQKAECMDIIEKLPDGIDTVYGTKGIYLSGGEAQRLAIARSLLHDAPIIVLDEATSFADAENEHKIKKTLSQLLKDKTVIMIAHRLSSIVNADQICVINEGKIEETGTHAELLAKTGMYNSMWNNFQSGISWKLAAGE from the coding sequence ATGAAGACAAATGAAGAAAAAAAGAAGGCTAAAAAGGAAAAGCAGGCGGGGGTTGTAAGCCGCATTCTCTCTTATGCGGGGAAGCATAAGCCCTTTATCTATGTGTCGCTTTTTTTATCGAGCTTGAGTACGGTTGCACTGCTTATTCCGTATGCAGTTGTGTTTTATGTTATGCGCGATATTATTTCAGCTTATATGTCGGGTGTGCCGATCGATATAAACCGGATGATTTTTTACGGAGCGGCGGCTCTTATTTCTGCAGCAGCAGGTTTCCTTTTGTACTTCGGTGCTCTTATATGTTCGCATATTACCGCATTCAATTTAATGGGGAATATGAATATGCGCTTGGCGGAAACATTTGCCCGCCTTCCGGTCGGCTGGCACACATCACATGCAAGCGGTTCTGTGCGAAAGGTATTTGAAAAAAATGTCCATTCGCTTGAAGGTCTTATTGCACACATGCTGCCCGATGTCGTACAAAATATAGTTAGTCCGATTGCCGTTTTGTTTTTGCTTTTCTTTTTTGATTGGCGATTCGGCCTTATTTCATTTTTGACACTTGTTATCGCCTTTATTCTTCAAGGTGTGATGATGGCAAAGGGCAAAAAAATGGGATTTATGGAAAGCTATGAAAACTCACTTGAAAAAATGAACAGTGCCGGTACGGAATATATCCGCGGTATTTCGGTTATTAAAACTTTTAATCAATCGGTACACCGCTTTAAGGATTTTTACAGTTCGATTATAAACTACCGCGATAATGTTTTAAAGTATACCGTTGCTTGGGAAAACGGCTTTGCAGTTTTTCTTGCTCTATTAAAAGCGGGATTTATCTTTTTGGTTCCCGCCGCATTTATCTTTGCCGGAACGGCAGGAGATGGCGAGCCTTATGCAAAGTTTTTATACGGCTTTATTTTTTATCTTTCTCTTTCGCCTGTTTTATTTAATATGATGATAAAAATCGTGTACGGCTCAACTTTGAATCTTCAAGGAGGAGATGCCCTCAACCGCATCGAAGCTATCTTAAATGAAAAGCCTGCCCCAGAACCGGAACATTCGGTTATGCCGAAAAAATTCAATATTGAGTTTAAGGATGTTGTATTTTCTTACAAAGAAGAAGGAACACAAGAGACACAAACTGCCGAACAATCTTTTAAAAAGGCTATCAGCGGCATTTCTCTTAAACTTCCCGAACATTCTCTGACCGCCCTTGTCGGACCTTCGGGCGGCGGAAAAACCACCCTCGTCAATTTACTCGGACGCTTTTGGGAGACCGATTCCGGAGAAATTACCATCGGCGGCGTAAATATCAAAGATATCAAAACAGATGACCTAATGCACCTTATCAGCTTTGTGTTTCAGGAAAATAAACTTTTTAACGAAAGCATTTTTGAAAATATCCGCTACGGTAAAAAAAATGCAACACGCGAAGAAGTCCTTGCAGTACTGCAAAAAGCAGAGTGCATGGATATTATCGAAAAGCTGCCTGACGGAATAGACACGGTATACGGTACTAAGGGAATATACCTTTCCGGAGGAGAAGCACAGAGGCTTGCGATTGCCCGCTCCCTTTTGCATGATGCTCCGATTATTGTTCTCGATGAAGCTACCAGCTTTGCCGATGCAGAAAACGAACATAAAATCAAAAAAACATTAAGTCAATTACTTAAAGACAAAACGGTAATAATGATTGCTCATCGTCTTTCTTCAATCGTCAATGCAGATCAAATCTGCGTTATCAATGAGGGCAAAATTGAAGAGACCGGAACTCATGCAGAGCTTTTAGCAAAGACCGGCATGTACAACAGCATGTGGAACAACTTCCAATCGGGCATAAGCTGGAAACTGGCTGCGGGAGAATAA
- a CDS encoding methyltransferase family protein — MSEQKNHLPLIGVGPIYVGPTIAVTAASIILTKLKIIPPTVSGFELVFRIAGILLIAAGIYLWCSAVFMSRIDSKIKTNTLVTDGIYAHVRNPIYSAFLFACSGAVLLACNLYLLILPPVYWLYMTIFMKFTEEKWLLNLYGKEFEDYCKRVNRCIPSIWIRKKLM, encoded by the coding sequence ATGAGTGAACAAAAAAATCATTTGCCGCTTATCGGTGTGGGGCCTATCTATGTCGGACCTACTATAGCCGTTACAGCTGCAAGTATTATTCTGACTAAGCTCAAAATTATTCCGCCTACAGTAAGCGGATTTGAATTGGTATTCCGTATTGCAGGAATTCTGTTAATTGCAGCAGGTATATACCTTTGGTGTTCGGCAGTATTTATGTCGCGAATTGACAGCAAAATAAAAACGAACACACTAGTTACTGATGGAATATATGCTCATGTCCGCAATCCTATTTATTCAGCATTTTTGTTTGCTTGTTCAGGTGCGGTTTTACTAGCCTGCAACTTATATCTGCTTATTCTGCCGCCAGTATACTGGCTTTACATGACTATATTTATGAAGTTCACGGAAGAAAAATGGCTTTTAAATCTATACGGAAAAGAATTCGAAGACTATTGCAAACGAGTAAACCGCTGTATTCCATCAATATGGATAAGAAAAAAATTAATGTGA
- a CDS encoding TetR/AcrR family transcriptional regulator, translating into MDNYKGKILADKDELNTRAKILRAAKQEFFTNGFADTNVRAIAKKAGVTTGALYNLFDNKDCIFEALVSGVFDEFLNIMAHRDVFDAENFGMKTSDLSAITELSQRRFLRMIDFFYGNWDAMKLIVCCSKGSSYERIFDKAIAVTEKETFQWLKLDGVKMSRRIRFFIHVMVTSHFENLKEIFYHNLKKSEAVKYVLDFNVYHCAGWKQYWMEQVKGLKRL; encoded by the coding sequence ATGGACAACTATAAGGGAAAAATATTAGCCGATAAGGATGAGCTAAACACACGGGCAAAGATTTTACGCGCTGCAAAACAGGAGTTTTTTACCAACGGCTTTGCAGATACTAACGTGCGTGCCATTGCAAAAAAGGCGGGGGTTACGACAGGGGCGCTGTATAACCTTTTTGATAATAAGGACTGCATATTCGAAGCTCTTGTAAGCGGCGTGTTCGATGAATTTTTAAATATAATGGCACATCGTGATGTATTTGACGCTGAAAATTTCGGTATGAAAACGAGCGACCTTTCCGCAATTACTGAACTATCGCAACGCCGGTTTTTAAGAATGATAGATTTTTTTTACGGTAATTGGGATGCAATGAAACTGATTGTCTGCTGTTCAAAGGGAAGTTCCTATGAGCGTATTTTCGATAAGGCAATCGCTGTAACTGAAAAAGAAACCTTCCAATGGCTGAAACTCGACGGCGTTAAAATGTCGCGCCGTATACGGTTTTTTATTCATGTCATGGTAACGTCCCATTTTGAAAATTTAAAAGAGATCTTTTATCATAATTTGAAAAAATCGGAAGCGGTGAAATATGTGCTCGACTTTAATGTATACCATTGTGCCGGCTGGAAACAATATTGGATGGAACAAGTGAAAGGACTTAAGAGATTATGA
- a CDS encoding MptD family putative ECF transporter S component — MNNKLVLKDLINIAIFSVIYFVGLTVIGTPLGFLVLTFLAVPFAVSVMLGISVLFLLAKVQKPFALFIFVAIPGCLMTLMGHTPVVAIHSLIVAAIAEIVRKVLGYNTAKGNIVSYAVMSLALCGGFWQIFILKEQYFALTEKMMGTAYAAELTGLPIWIMPILYATSFAGGLLGGLLGKKFLKKHFEKTGLV, encoded by the coding sequence ATGAACAACAAATTGGTTTTAAAGGATTTGATAAATATCGCCATTTTTTCCGTTATTTATTTTGTTGGGTTGACTGTAATTGGAACTCCCCTTGGTTTTTTGGTGCTGACTTTTTTAGCGGTTCCTTTTGCCGTCAGTGTAATGTTGGGAATCTCAGTACTGTTTTTACTTGCCAAGGTGCAAAAGCCTTTTGCACTTTTTATTTTCGTCGCTATTCCTGGCTGTTTGATGACGCTAATGGGACACACTCCGGTCGTTGCAATCCATTCGCTTATAGTTGCCGCCATTGCGGAAATTGTACGTAAGGTGCTCGGTTATAATACCGCAAAGGGAAACATAGTAAGCTATGCTGTTATGTCGTTAGCATTGTGCGGAGGCTTTTGGCAAATTTTTATTTTAAAAGAGCAATATTTTGCTCTCACCGAAAAAATGATGGGAACCGCCTATGCCGCTGAATTAACGGGATTGCCTATCTGGATTATGCCGATTCTCTACGCGACCTCTTTTGCAGGCGGATTACTCGGCGGGCTTTTGGGTAAAAAGTTCTTAAAGAAACACTTTGAAAAAACAGGGTTGGTTTAA
- a CDS encoding KilA-N domain-containing protein has protein sequence MAKNRKINVQGFDIALYESNKNDYISLTDIARYKDTEHTDDIIKNWLRNRNTVELLGFWEIINNPDFKPVEFDGFRKQAGLNSFVLTPKRWIETTNAIGIVSKSGRNGGTFAHQDIALEFASWISIEFKLYVIKEFQRLKEDENSRLKLEWNLQRTLAKINYHIHTDAIKESLIPKEVSKKQAALIYADEADLLNTALFGLTAKEWRERNPKLSGNIRDYAGLEQLVVLSNLESINALLIKQGLPQSERLIQLNKTAIAQMKTLVENRAIKKLESKNN, from the coding sequence ATGGCAAAGAACAGGAAGATAAACGTACAAGGCTTTGATATTGCACTTTATGAAAGCAATAAAAACGATTACATTTCGCTGACGGATATTGCTCGGTATAAGGATACTGAGCATACCGATGATATTATTAAAAATTGGCTGCGGAACCGTAATACGGTGGAATTGCTGGGTTTTTGGGAGATAATAAATAATCCCGATTTTAAACCCGTCGAATTCGACGGGTTTAGAAAGCAGGCAGGGTTGAACAGTTTTGTTCTCACCCCCAAACGATGGATAGAAACGACCAATGCTATCGGCATAGTCTCTAAATCGGGACGCAACGGCGGCACCTTCGCTCATCAAGACATCGCCTTGGAGTTCGCTTCGTGGATTTCGATAGAGTTCAAGCTCTATGTCATCAAAGAATTCCAACGGCTCAAAGAAGACGAAAACAGCCGCCTCAAACTTGAATGGAACTTGCAGCGTACCCTTGCCAAAATCAATTATCACATCCATACCGATGCGATAAAAGAAAGTCTTATCCCGAAAGAGGTAAGTAAGAAGCAGGCGGCACTTATCTATGCCGATGAGGCTGACTTACTTAATACGGCATTATTCGGCCTTACTGCCAAAGAATGGCGCGAACGTAATCCTAAATTGAGCGGCAACATACGCGACTATGCAGGACTTGAACAGTTGGTGGTGCTCAGCAATTTGGAAAGCATTAACGCCTTGCTTATTAAACAGGGACTACCGCAAAGCGAGCGACTTATCCAACTCAATAAAACGGCTATTGCCCAAATGAAAACATTGGTCGAAAACAGAGCGATAAAAAAGCTGGAGAGTAAAAACAACTGA
- a CDS encoding ABC transporter ATP-binding protein, translated as MKRKLQKLFAVTEQGARDLVTASVWSVFSNIAYILPMFLIMFFFLQGYFEGSLKTAYFYTGLIAAIAVVMYILLHVNYNTLYTVTFKECKELRVEIANRLKALPLAYFSKHDISDLSQAVMADVATLEHALSHAIPQTIGLVIYLVIIGTMMIIAHPALGLCVFAPIVVSFILLILSKKIQVRETTRDFHKQRQRSEFFQEAIELQQEIKSYGRTDTVAEKLNRNVDEAEKLHLSVEAHQAIPLNIALAALKFSVGITVFFGLKMYLAGTASLLYFIGYVIASSRIIDAVAAVEANLAEIMYIDSRVKRINELRETEVQEGSPANLQKYGIEFKDVEFSYNDGQKIIDGISFTAEQNQVTALVGPSGCGKTTVLRLASRLYDYNKGQILIDGKDIAKIDTDSLFEKISIVFQDVGLFNTSIMENIRVGNKNATDEEVKEAARLANCTEFIEALPESWNTFVGENGSRLSGGERQRLSIARAFLKNAPIIILDEISASLDVENEMKIQESLNKLIKDKTVIIISHRLKSVENADKIIVMNKGKIEAEGKHSDLLQKSELYKNMIDKSTATEKWVY; from the coding sequence ATGAAACGAAAATTACAAAAATTATTTGCAGTTACCGAGCAAGGGGCTCGGGATTTGGTTACGGCTTCGGTATGGTCGGTGTTTTCCAACATCGCCTATATCCTGCCGATGTTTTTGATTATGTTTTTTTTTTTGCAGGGCTATTTTGAAGGCTCGCTTAAAACGGCTTACTTTTATACCGGCCTTATTGCTGCCATTGCGGTGGTAATGTACATTCTTTTACATGTAAATTACAACACGCTGTACACGGTAACTTTTAAAGAATGTAAGGAACTGCGTGTCGAAATTGCAAACCGCTTAAAGGCATTGCCGCTTGCATATTTTTCCAAGCACGATATTTCCGACTTATCGCAAGCCGTTATGGCGGATGTCGCAACTCTTGAGCATGCGTTGAGCCACGCCATTCCGCAGACAATAGGACTGGTAATTTATCTTGTAATTATCGGCACAATGATGATTATAGCTCATCCGGCCTTGGGACTTTGTGTCTTTGCACCGATAGTAGTGAGCTTTATTCTGCTTATTTTATCAAAGAAAATACAAGTGCGGGAAACCACAAGAGACTTCCACAAACAAAGACAGCGTTCAGAATTTTTTCAGGAAGCGATTGAGCTTCAACAGGAAATTAAAAGCTACGGCCGCACAGATACGGTTGCAGAAAAATTAAACCGCAATGTCGATGAAGCTGAAAAACTTCACCTATCGGTTGAAGCCCATCAAGCGATTCCGCTCAATATCGCACTGGCGGCACTCAAGTTTTCGGTCGGGATAACGGTCTTTTTCGGTTTAAAAATGTACTTAGCCGGAACCGCCTCTCTTTTGTATTTTATCGGCTATGTCATTGCCTCCTCACGCATTATCGATGCGGTTGCAGCAGTCGAAGCAAACCTTGCAGAGATTATGTACATCGATTCACGCGTTAAGCGTATCAATGAGCTGCGCGAAACCGAGGTACAGGAAGGTTCTCCTGCAAACCTACAAAAATACGGCATCGAATTTAAAGATGTTGAGTTTTCTTATAATGACGGGCAAAAAATTATTGACGGCATTTCTTTTACAGCCGAGCAAAATCAGGTTACAGCTCTTGTCGGTCCTTCAGGCTGCGGAAAAACTACCGTACTCCGTTTGGCTTCTCGTCTCTATGATTACAACAAGGGTCAGATTCTTATCGACGGAAAGGACATTGCAAAAATCGACACCGACAGTCTTTTTGAAAAAATTTCGATTGTGTTCCAAGATGTAGGTTTATTCAACACATCGATTATGGAAAATATCCGCGTCGGAAATAAAAATGCCACTGATGAAGAAGTAAAGGAAGCCGCCCGCCTTGCAAACTGTACCGAGTTTATCGAAGCACTGCCCGAAAGCTGGAATACCTTTGTCGGCGAAAACGGCAGCCGTCTTTCAGGCGGAGAACGCCAGCGACTTTCGATAGCCCGAGCCTTCTTAAAAAACGCCCCCATCATTATCTTGGACGAAATCAGTGCTTCCCTCGATGTCGAAAACGAAATGAAGATTCAAGAAAGCTTAAATAAACTTATCAAAGATAAAACAGTTATCATCATTTCGCATAGATTAAAGTCCGTCGAAAATGCAGATAAAATTATCGTCATGAACAAAGGCAAAATAGAAGCGGAAGGCAAACACTCGGATCTTTTACAAAAATCCGAGCTGTACAAAAACATGATTGATAAGTCTACAGCCACGGAAAAATGGGTGTATTAG
- a CDS encoding VOC family protein, with protein MKVKKIYACWIYVSDLKKSLRFYQNIGFELKFIEKDGAWAEFDMGETAFALLQRPAEKGKVRPAKTRIMFEVDDIEKMRKQSVSLGVKLIGDIREEPYGKLLTFEDPDGHWLEFFENKRA; from the coding sequence GTGAAAGTAAAAAAAATATATGCCTGCTGGATTTATGTGAGCGATTTGAAAAAGTCGCTCCGCTTTTACCAAAATATAGGTTTCGAACTCAAGTTTATTGAAAAAGACGGTGCTTGGGCGGAATTCGATATGGGAGAAACAGCCTTCGCCCTTTTGCAACGCCCTGCCGAAAAAGGCAAAGTGCGGCCTGCGAAAACACGAATTATGTTCGAGGTAGATGATATCGAAAAGATGCGGAAACAGTCGGTTTCTCTCGGCGTCAAATTGATCGGGGACATCAGAGAAGAGCCTTACGGCAAGTTGCTGACATTCGAAGACCCCGACGGGCATTGGCTGGAGTTTTTTGAAAACAAGCGGGCTTGA
- a CDS encoding ABC transporter ATP-binding protein: protein MDTYKRLLKYTPEKKHCVYISIICSALGVACQMGAFWYLWKFLYAFLVTKSVMDGSFYATVIVALMLGYSVVYFASLWASHVLGFRLESNLRKEAIKHLMNASFAFFDVNNSGKIRKIIDDNAQETHMIVAHLIPDNIAALLTPILMFIIVFMVDIKLGILLSIIAVIGGVQMMFMMGNKNFMQKYMAALERMNSEAVEYVRGMQVVKIFKSTVESFKAFYTAITDYSDLAYKYTLSCRSPYVMFQVLFNLFAAFTIPAAIYFMNKGADGNLIIAKIVFYVCFAGVLFASFMRVMYVGMYNFQAKSVVDKLENLFTEMSKDNITHGTEEKFDNFGIEFKNVSFGYNEEKILKNVSFKLEPNKTYALVGSSGGGKSTIAKLISGFYRINEGEILIGGKNIASYSKNALMKNIAFVFQTSKLFKTSIFENVKMGNKNASDEEVMNALRLARCEDILAKFPEREKTLIGSKGVHLSGGEIQRIAIARAILKNADIIILDEASAAADPENEYEIQQAFSNLMKNKTVIMIAHRLSSIKNVDEVLVVEEGNIIERGSDKELMEKGGKYSKLQKLYSQANEWRF, encoded by the coding sequence ATGGACACATATAAAAGATTGTTGAAATATACACCTGAAAAAAAACACTGTGTGTATATTTCCATTATTTGCTCCGCTTTAGGCGTTGCTTGCCAAATGGGAGCATTTTGGTATTTATGGAAGTTTTTATACGCCTTTTTGGTTACAAAAAGCGTTATGGACGGCTCGTTTTATGCAACGGTGATTGTCGCTCTTATGCTCGGATACTCGGTTGTGTATTTTGCGTCCCTATGGGCATCGCATGTCTTGGGTTTCCGTCTTGAATCGAATTTACGAAAAGAGGCAATCAAACATTTGATGAATGCATCCTTTGCTTTTTTCGACGTAAATAATTCGGGAAAGATTCGCAAAATCATCGACGACAATGCGCAGGAAACGCACATGATTGTAGCACATCTTATTCCCGATAACATTGCCGCTCTTCTTACTCCGATTTTAATGTTCATCATTGTTTTTATGGTAGACATAAAACTCGGTATCTTGCTAAGCATTATCGCGGTCATCGGCGGTGTGCAGATGATGTTTATGATGGGCAATAAGAACTTTATGCAAAAATACATGGCTGCCTTGGAAAGGATGAACAGCGAAGCGGTGGAATACGTGCGCGGAATGCAGGTAGTAAAAATCTTTAAAAGCACGGTGGAATCATTTAAGGCTTTTTACACGGCAATTACCGACTATTCCGATTTGGCATACAAGTACACGCTCAGCTGCCGAAGTCCCTATGTTATGTTTCAAGTGCTGTTCAATTTGTTTGCCGCCTTTACAATCCCTGCAGCAATTTATTTTATGAATAAGGGTGCGGACGGAAATCTCATCATTGCAAAAATCGTATTTTATGTATGCTTTGCAGGAGTTCTCTTTGCTTCTTTTATGCGTGTTATGTATGTCGGCATGTACAACTTTCAGGCAAAGAGCGTCGTAGACAAACTGGAAAATCTTTTTACCGAAATGAGCAAGGATAACATAACCCACGGAACGGAAGAAAAATTTGACAACTTCGGTATTGAATTTAAAAATGTTTCGTTCGGCTATAATGAAGAAAAGATTTTAAAGAATGTAAGCTTTAAACTTGAACCGAATAAAACATACGCCCTTGTCGGCTCATCGGGCGGAGGAAAGAGTACAATCGCAAAACTTATTTCAGGTTTTTATAGAATAAATGAAGGCGAGATTTTAATCGGCGGAAAAAATATTGCCTCGTACTCCAAAAACGCCTTAATGAAAAATATCGCTTTTGTTTTCCAAACATCTAAACTTTTTAAAACAAGTATTTTTGAAAATGTGAAAATGGGAAACAAAAACGCAAGCGATGAAGAAGTGATGAACGCACTCCGCCTTGCCAGATGTGAAGATATTTTGGCAAAATTTCCCGAAAGAGAAAAAACACTCATCGGTTCAAAAGGTGTGCATTTATCCGGAGGAGAAATCCAGCGCATTGCAATCGCCAGAGCTATTTTAAAAAATGCGGACATCATTATTTTGGACGAAGCCTCAGCAGCCGCCGACCCTGAAAACGAATACGAAATCCAGCAGGCCTTTTCCAATCTGATGAAAAACAAAACGGTAATCATGATTGCTCATAGATTAAGCTCCATTAAAAATGTCGATGAGGTTCTGGTTGTCGAAGAAGGAAACATAATAGAACGCGGCAGCGACAAAGAGCTTATGGAAAAAGGTGGAAAGTACAGCAAACTGCAGAAACTGTATTCGCAAGCAAATGAATGGCGCTTTTGA